In Silene latifolia isolate original U9 population chromosome 3, ASM4854445v1, whole genome shotgun sequence, a single window of DNA contains:
- the LOC141648743 gene encoding uncharacterized protein LOC141648743 yields the protein MVMRNEKSSSIIRLLVWLISKCIGLGRCQVSILIKEHIGWKPGIDSNLNVWDKKWVNGRTPEPKDCLLEEGFIFLKDLRVKDICINNGGWNEDLINLLFAEESVNHILAIPLHSSQPRDEIFWPFTSSGIYTVKSGYMVFFSAIISMNMDLERTKLGSMQIGSSSAGRNYGICRDLRHGKSFSEIFLLVPYRLVVSDSVETLDHLFRDCPLSSRIWAGSGLGITVCHAPIIDVRDWIVNWILYLSKLEDGLNLVLHFLVTLVSLWTLRNDIRFRGQIFNPGVFYSKTRQLFKEVLQATDKINNDPLHPPGFETGVSVSSSEDDIDYQMLRAGRPFYYGETRYEGFLRGRAESPLQAEALGLKEAISWARQAGVLHIEVSSDCLSLLTYVRRDCNFRAHALAQQAMSLH from the exons ATGGTAATGCGAAATGAGAAATCGAGCAGTATAATACGGTTGCTTGTATGGCTCATTAGCAAGTGTATTGGTTTAGGGCGGTGTCAAGTTTCGATTCTTATTAAGGAACACATTGGCTGGAAACCTGGAATTGACTCTAATCTAAATGTGTGGGATAAGAAGTGGGTAAATGGACGAACACCGGAGCCTAAGGATTGCCTTCTTGAGGAAGGCTTTATTTTCTTAAAAGATCTTCGTGTAAAGGATATCTGCATCAATAATGGAGGGTGGAATGAAGACCTAATCAACTTACTTTTTGCGGAAGAAAGTGTAAACCACATTTTGGCTATCCCCCTTCATTCTTCACAGCCACGAGATGAGATTTTTTGGCCCTTCACTAGCAGTGGCATTTACACTGTTAAGAGCGGATATATGGTATTCTTTTCCGCGATTATTTCAATGAACATGGATCTAGAAAGGACAAAGCTCGGCTCCATGCAAATTGGAAGCTCTTCTGCAGGAAGAAATTATGGAATCTGCCGGGACCTCAGACATGGAAAATCCTTCTCTGAAATTTTTTTGCTAGTTCCCTACCGATTGGTAGTGA GTGATTCCGTGGAAACCCTTGATCATCTTTTCCGTGACTGTCCTCTTAGCTCAAGAATCTGGGCCGGATCGGGGTTGGGTATTACTGTCTGTCATGCACCTATTATTGATGTTCGTGACTGGATTGTTAACTGGATTCTTTACCTGTCCAAGCTTGAGGATGGGCTTAATCTAGTTTTACACTTTCTAGTGACCTTGGTTAGTCTCTGGACTTTAAGGAATGACATCCGGTTTAGGGGTCAAATATTTAACCCGGGTGTCTTTTACTCCAAGACCCGCCAACTTTTTAAGGAAGTTCTTCAAGCCACCGATAAAATTAATAATGATCCTCTACATCCGCCTGGTTTTGAGACTGGTGTCTCGGTTTCTTCCTCGGAAGATGATATCGACTATCAGATGCTCCGCGCGGGACGACCTTTTTATT ATGGAGAAACCAGATATGAAGGCTTTCTTCGTGGCCGGGCTGAATCTCCTCTTCAAGCTGAAGCACTAGGATTAAAGGAAGCAATCTCTTGGGCACGTCAGGCAGGAGTTCTGCACATTGAAGTTTCCTCTGATTGCCTTTCGCTTTTGAC TTATGTTCGCAGGGACTGTAACTTTAGAGCTCATGCCTTGGCACAACAGGCTATGAGCTTGCACTAG